One Aciduliprofundum boonei T469 genomic region harbors:
- a CDS encoding GtrA family protein: MELEDEIREKMKKYDLVLVYDDNWITRLLIFILKVFFPSLKYNPLAPIFGYNGEIYGIDKDRNLAEILVNGSYKTASVISSKIKSNRRRRKDLLIVLREYKVMWVVVKYFSTGIAGVLINMVFFVILFKILKIPDLISLVSAIEISIIITFLMNNYWVFSNRVYTRSIWWRMGAYHFTLIMGIFINVGTYWVLNRLGINYIIADFVGIVFASLWNFYITNAHVFFSKYQKIK; this comes from the coding sequence ATGGAGTTAGAAGATGAAATTAGGGAAAAAATGAAGAAGTATGATCTTGTGCTCGTGTATGATGATAATTGGATTACAAGATTATTGATATTTATCCTTAAGGTATTTTTTCCGTCTTTAAAATACAATCCCCTTGCACCTATATTTGGGTATAATGGTGAGATTTATGGTATTGATAAAGATAGGAATTTAGCGGAAATCTTGGTTAATGGTAGTTATAAAACTGCCTCTGTTATATCTAGTAAAATTAAATCTAATAGGCGCAGAAGAAAGGATCTTCTCATAGTTTTAAGGGAGTATAAGGTTATGTGGGTTGTTGTTAAATATTTCTCAACAGGTATTGCGGGAGTTCTCATCAATATGGTATTCTTTGTCATTCTTTTCAAAATTTTAAAAATTCCTGATTTAATATCTCTAGTCTCTGCAATAGAGATAAGTATAATAATCACTTTCTTAATGAACAATTATTGGGTATTTTCAAATAGGGTTTATACACGCTCTATATGGTGGAGAATGGGTGCCTATCATTTCACACTAATTATGGGGATTTTCATAAATGTTGGTACATACTGGGTTCTCAATCGCTTGGGAATTAATTATATCATTGCTGATTTTGTAGGTATAGTTTTTGCGAGTCTCTGGAACTTTTATATTACAAATGCCCATGTTTTCTTTTCCAAGTATCAAAAGATTAAATAG
- a CDS encoding ketopantoate reductase family protein — MKKIRVAVFGAGSLGSVLGAILAKRNDVLLITRGEHYRAIKENGLRVEGFTEGLFNIPVAEHYPGGYDIIILAVKAYQTEEAIREIKMEYKDEILITFQNGVGIVDMLKDFDVIPGVTTHGAMLISPGIVKHAGYGDTFIGEKSGELTERVFEIAKNFTESGLKTEVVNDIMERRWVKAAVNAVINPLTAIFSIKNGEIWNDDNLRSIAKCMSEELSLFLQKKGINEDVYSLVQDVVLKTRDNESSMLQDIKRGRKTEADYIIKPFSNSKCMYILYKMIKYLEKG; from the coding sequence GTGAAAAAAATAAGAGTCGCGGTCTTCGGGGCAGGCTCTCTTGGAAGCGTGTTAGGAGCCATACTGGCAAAAAGAAATGATGTGCTTTTAATAACAAGAGGAGAGCATTATAGAGCAATAAAAGAGAACGGTTTAAGGGTTGAAGGATTTACCGAAGGTTTGTTTAATATTCCTGTGGCTGAGCATTATCCTGGAGGTTATGATATTATAATCTTGGCTGTAAAGGCATATCAAACGGAAGAGGCAATAAGGGAGATAAAGATGGAGTATAAGGATGAGATCTTGATAACCTTCCAAAATGGCGTGGGAATAGTGGATATGCTGAAGGATTTTGATGTTATACCCGGTGTGACGACCCATGGAGCGATGCTAATCTCTCCGGGAATAGTTAAGCATGCCGGTTACGGAGATACATTTATTGGAGAGAAAAGTGGAGAACTCACAGAGAGAGTTTTTGAAATTGCAAAAAATTTCACAGAAAGTGGACTGAAAACAGAGGTGGTTAATGATATAATGGAGAGAAGGTGGGTTAAGGCAGCAGTAAACGCTGTTATAAACCCGCTCACAGCAATATTCTCGATTAAAAATGGGGAGATATGGAACGATGATAATTTGAGATCAATAGCCAAGTGCATGTCTGAGGAATTATCTTTATTTCTTCAAAAAAAAGGAATAAATGAGGATGTTTATTCCCTTGTTCAAGATGTTGTTTTAAAAACTCGGGATAATGAGTCCAGTATGCTTCAGGATATTAAGAGAGGAAGAAAGACGGAGGCAGATTATATAATAAAGCCATTCTCCAACAGCAAATGCATGTATATCCTCTATAAAATGATAAAGTATCTGGAAAAGGGATGA
- a CDS encoding GtrA family protein, whose protein sequence is MNSKKEIITFVKFTLVGVLGAAVGSAIITYFTHKLPEDASPLAYIVPYLLSVEAGILVTFYPNDVWVFREEKYKLNVWQRLVAYHGALFGGFIIQTIVFSFFLLIHTPMRTAYFMGVGAAALWNYVVSRKTVFVGGEKNKSRGLRGRLSWKRVRSHTGKKK, encoded by the coding sequence ATGAATAGTAAAAAGGAAATAATTACATTCGTAAAGTTCACCCTTGTTGGGGTTTTAGGTGCAGCAGTTGGCTCGGCGATAATTACTTATTTTACTCACAAACTTCCAGAAGATGCCAGTCCTCTGGCTTACATAGTGCCTTACCTGTTATCTGTTGAAGCAGGAATCTTGGTTACATTCTATCCCAATGATGTGTGGGTTTTTAGAGAAGAGAAGTATAAGCTGAATGTTTGGCAAAGATTGGTCGCTTATCATGGTGCCCTATTTGGAGGATTTATAATACAGACGATAGTATTTTCCTTCTTTCTTCTGATTCATACCCCTATGAGAACCGCTTATTTTATGGGTGTGGGTGCCGCAGCTCTTTGGAATTATGTTGTGAGCAGAAAAACCGTGTTTGTTGGAGGTGAAAAAAATAAGAGTCGCGGTCTTCGGGGCAGGCTCTCTTGGAAGCGTGTTAGGAGCCATACTGGCAAAAAGAAATGA
- a CDS encoding tetratricopeptide repeat protein — MEQWEEDVQKYLQMGLYQPALELVDEILKKGENRRAMTYKAYILRSMEKDDEALKIVDTLLKEQEDEDLLLLKGMLLFDSENYKEAAKYFRRVTEINPENIDAWYNLASCYDAQEKYDISEKYYSKLVEINPEDAEAWNNLAVARLFQEKYEKALEAAERAIALEDDYDNAWYNKGLALHYLERYKEAIKAFKKCIEISDDPDAWYAMGISYANMDMKEEAKRALREALRRSPDDEEIREALEGLEE; from the coding sequence ATGGAGCAATGGGAAGAAGATGTACAAAAATATTTGCAGATGGGCCTGTATCAGCCGGCCTTAGAGCTCGTTGATGAAATCCTGAAAAAAGGGGAGAATAGGAGGGCTATGACCTACAAAGCATACATTCTCAGGTCTATGGAGAAGGATGATGAAGCTCTTAAAATAGTGGATACTTTGCTTAAAGAGCAGGAGGATGAGGATTTGCTTCTCTTGAAAGGTATGCTTCTTTTTGATAGCGAGAATTATAAAGAGGCAGCCAAATACTTCAGGAGGGTTACAGAGATAAATCCCGAGAATATAGATGCTTGGTATAATCTTGCATCTTGTTATGACGCTCAGGAGAAGTATGATATTTCAGAGAAGTATTATTCTAAACTGGTGGAAATCAATCCAGAAGATGCAGAGGCGTGGAACAATCTTGCTGTAGCGAGGTTGTTTCAGGAGAAATATGAAAAAGCACTGGAGGCTGCCGAAAGGGCTATTGCCTTAGAGGATGATTATGACAACGCGTGGTACAATAAGGGCTTAGCTTTGCATTATTTGGAGAGGTACAAAGAGGCGATTAAGGCATTTAAGAAATGCATTGAAATTTCAGATGACCCTGATGCTTGGTACGCTATGGGGATATCATATGCCAATATGGATATGAAGGAGGAAGCAAAAAGGGCGCTGAGAGAGGCGCTTCGCAGGAGCCCAGATGATGAGGAGATTAGAGAGGCGTTGGAAGGGCTGGAAGAATGA
- a CDS encoding ATP-dependent DNA helicase, with protein MRFPYKYRKGQKDIVKDIEEVLENRMHMVFEAPTGSGKTIATLYPAVKYAIKNDKKVIYLVHTNSQERQVIKEAKKLEIRAIALQGRANLCPLARERNELQHGSPDELALLCNKLKKDVKEGNENACIYYANYLKNGNDIRKIIEENPTAEEFFEKAMNLKICAYEAIKDALPDATVIVFPYIYFFFPFIRRGIMDKIGVPMGDIILIVDEAHNIPDFARELKSMELSVNSLENMEKEALDYGNPQVLGHSIADIAEFLKEAIYKMQKFVEDEEGIIPHYAFEEEVSNVLGISINDFDTLAKDLIYYGEMVRENKVKHRKLPRSYMYHTGSFLYFWREAYSYEYIRLIKWGKTLSLEVYCLDPATVTDALLNVHSSIHLSGTLVPNEYKNIVALPDNTITKRYPSPFPKENLKILYVDDVTTKYGEVDENLPRIAEHLTKIISIGKNTAIFFPSYSLLSKIKELLDSKILSEERGMKTYSLFQMIENFKEKGGSILSVIGGRIFEGLDFPGKLLEIVVIVGIPYPKPTPKVKALQRYYDSKFGNGWEYAFRMPALIKMRQAIGRLIRSEEDRGIAIILDKRAASFKGDLPLEKAENLVKEIREFFQGNEKGEEGRHREP; from the coding sequence GTGAGATTTCCATACAAGTATCGCAAAGGGCAAAAGGATATCGTCAAGGATATTGAAGAAGTCCTGGAGAATAGAATGCATATGGTATTTGAGGCCCCTACAGGCTCTGGAAAGACCATTGCCACACTATATCCCGCTGTAAAATACGCAATTAAGAACGATAAAAAAGTAATTTATTTGGTACATACAAATTCTCAAGAAAGGCAGGTAATAAAAGAAGCAAAGAAGCTCGAAATAAGGGCAATAGCCCTTCAAGGCCGTGCAAATCTATGTCCTCTTGCTAGGGAGAGAAACGAGTTGCAGCATGGCTCTCCAGATGAACTTGCTCTGCTTTGCAATAAATTGAAGAAGGATGTTAAAGAGGGAAATGAGAACGCCTGCATTTATTATGCAAACTATTTAAAAAATGGAAATGATATAAGAAAAATTATAGAGGAGAACCCAACAGCAGAGGAATTTTTTGAAAAAGCTATGAATTTAAAAATATGTGCATATGAAGCCATAAAAGATGCTCTACCAGATGCAACGGTGATAGTTTTCCCTTACATCTATTTTTTCTTTCCCTTTATAAGGCGTGGAATAATGGACAAAATTGGAGTGCCTATGGGGGACATTATTCTCATAGTTGATGAAGCCCACAATATTCCAGATTTCGCAAGGGAACTAAAAAGCATGGAGCTAAGCGTGAATTCATTAGAAAATATGGAAAAAGAGGCTCTGGATTATGGAAATCCACAAGTTTTGGGGCATAGTATAGCGGATATTGCAGAGTTCTTAAAAGAGGCAATCTACAAGATGCAAAAATTTGTTGAAGATGAAGAGGGAATAATACCACATTATGCCTTTGAAGAAGAGGTATCCAATGTTTTGGGAATTAGCATAAACGACTTTGACACTTTAGCCAAGGATTTAATTTATTATGGTGAGATGGTGAGAGAGAACAAGGTAAAGCATAGGAAACTTCCAAGATCCTATATGTATCATACTGGCTCATTCCTGTATTTCTGGAGAGAAGCGTATTCTTACGAGTACATACGTCTAATAAAATGGGGCAAAACGCTATCTTTAGAGGTCTATTGCCTAGACCCTGCAACTGTTACGGATGCTTTGCTCAATGTTCATTCCTCCATCCATTTATCGGGAACTTTAGTGCCGAATGAGTACAAAAATATAGTTGCACTTCCAGATAATACAATAACAAAAAGGTATCCATCACCCTTTCCCAAGGAGAATCTAAAAATTTTATATGTGGATGATGTCACCACAAAATACGGAGAGGTAGATGAAAACCTGCCCCGCATTGCCGAGCATCTAACAAAAATAATCAGCATCGGGAAAAACACCGCTATATTCTTTCCCTCATACTCGCTTCTATCAAAAATTAAAGAATTGCTTGATTCAAAAATTTTGAGCGAGGAGAGGGGCATGAAAACATACAGTCTGTTTCAGATGATTGAGAATTTCAAAGAAAAAGGTGGTTCTATTCTCTCAGTAATAGGTGGAAGAATTTTTGAAGGTCTTGATTTTCCAGGCAAACTCTTAGAAATTGTTGTAATTGTAGGAATACCTTATCCAAAACCAACACCAAAAGTCAAAGCTCTTCAAAGATACTACGACTCGAAATTTGGCAACGGATGGGAATATGCATTTAGAATGCCTGCTTTGATAAAAATGCGCCAGGCCATAGGTAGATTAATAAGAAGCGAAGAAGACAGGGGCATTGCCATAATATTGGACAAGAGAGCCGCATCATTCAAAGGGGATTTACCCCTGGAAAAGGCAGAAAATTTAGTGAAAGAAATAAGGGAGTTTTTCCAAGGGAATGAAAAAGGGGAGGAGGGGCGTCATCGTGAGCCATAA